One Vicia villosa cultivar HV-30 ecotype Madison, WI unplaced genomic scaffold, Vvil1.0 ctg.002123F_1_1, whole genome shotgun sequence genomic region harbors:
- the LOC131637975 gene encoding uncharacterized protein LOC131637975: MDQETDIDFIQNHIMCRFGVPETITTDQGTIFTGRKMQDFTKECGIKLLTLTPYYAQANVLPVKIQVHAVRIQRQHEIPSEDYWNMIADELVDLDEERMGAFDSLQRQKERVSRAYNKKVKDKTFAVDDLVWKVILPMDRNDRVFGKWSPK; encoded by the exons ATGGATCAGGAGACTGACATAgatttcattcaaaatcacattATGTGTAGATTTGGAGTTCCAGAAACAATTACTACTGATCAGGGGACAATTTtcactggtcgaaagatgcaagatttcacAAAGGAATGTGGAATTAAGTTATTGACGTTGACACCTTATTATGCACAGGCAAATG TACTGCCAGTAAAAATTCAAGTTCATGCAGTTAGAATTCAAAGGCAACATGAAATACCATCTGAAGATTATTGGAACATGATTGCAGATGAATTAGTAGACTTGGATGAAGAAAGAATGGGGGCCTTTGATTCGCTgcaaaggcaaaaggaaagagtttcTAGGGCCTACAACAAAAAGGTAAAAGATAAAACGTTTGCTGTCGAcgacttagtctggaaagttattttgccgaTGGATAGGAATGATAGGGTTTTTGGAAAATGGTCCCCAAAATAG
- the LOC131637974 gene encoding uncharacterized protein LOC131637974, translated as MTINDMGGNDWRKPIVDYLRNPTGLTDCKIKYRALSYVLMGNELFKKTIEGVLLKYLGESEALVSVSNVHSGTCDAHQAEKKIRWLLMHSGVYWPSMLKECIEFARGCQECQLHGGIQHMPVSELHTIVKPWPFRG; from the coding sequence ATGACTATTAATGATATGGGAGGGAATGATTGGCGAAAGCCAATAGTTGACTATCTACGTAATCCTACGGGGTTGACAGATTGCAAGATCAAATATAGGGCTCTTAGCTATGTTTTAATGGGAAATGAGTTGTTTAAAAAGACAATCGAAGGAGTTTTGCTTAAATACCTGGGAGAGAGTGAAGCATTAGTGTCTGTGTCGAATGTACATAGTGGGACATGTGATGCACATCAAGCTGAGAAGAAAATAAGATGGTTGTTAATGCATTCAGGGGtttattggccttccatgttgaAAGAATGCATTGAATTTGCTAGAGGTTGTCAGGAATGCCAATTGCATGGAGGCATACAGCATATGCCTGTAAGCGAGTTACATACGATTGTAAAACCATGGCCATTCAGAGGATGA